The stretch of DNA NNNNNNNNNNNNNNNNNNNNNNNNNNNNNNNNNNNNNNNNNNNNNNNNNNNNNNNNNNNNNNNNNNNNNNNNNNNNNNNNNNNNNNNNNNNNNNNNNNNNNNNNNNNNNNNNNNNNNNNNNNNNNNNNNNNNNNNNNNNNNNNNNNNNNNNNNNNNNNNNNNNNNNNNNNNNNNNNNNNNNNNNNNNNNNNNNNNNNNNNNNNNNNNNNNNNNNNNNNNNNNNNNNNNNNNNNNNNNNNNNNNNNNNNNNNNNNNNNNNNNNNNNNNNNNNNNNNNNNNNNNNNNNNNNNNNNNNNNNNNNNNNNNNNNNNNNNNNNNNNNNNNNNNNNNNNNNNNNNNNNNNNNNNNNNNNNNNNNNNNNNNNNNNNNNNNNNNNNNNNNNNNNNNNNNNNNNNNNNNNNNNNNNNNNNNNNNNNNNNNNNNNNNNNNNNNNNNNNNNNNNNNNNNNNNNNNNNNNNNNNNNNNNNNNNNNNNNNNNNNNNNNNNNNNNNNNNNNNNNNNNNNNNNNNNNNNNNNNNNNNNNNNNNNNNNNNNNNNNNNNNNNNNNNNNNNNNNNNNNNNNNNNNNNNNNNNNNNNNNNNNNNNNNNNNNNNNNNNNNNNNNNNNNNNNNNNNNNNNNNNNNNNNNNNNNNNNNNNNNNNNNNNNNNNNNNNNNNNNNNNNNNNNNNNNNNNNNNNNNNNNNNNNNNNNNNNNNNNNNNNNNNNNNNNNNNNNNNNNNNNNNNNNNNNNNNNNNNNNNNNNNNNNNNNNNNNNNNNNNNNNNNNNNNNNNNNNNNNNNNNNNNNNNNNNNNNNNNNNNNNNNNNNNNNNNNNNNNNNNNNNNNNNNNNNNNNNNNNNNNNNNNNNNNNNNNNNNNNNNNNNNNNNNNNNNNNNNNNNNNNNNNNNNNNNNNNNNNNNNNNNNNNNNNNNNNNNNNNNNNNNNNNNNNNNNNNNNNNNNNNNNNNNNNNNNNNNNNNNNNNNNNNNNNNNNNNNNNNNNNNNNNNNNNNNNNNNNNNNNNNNNNNNNNNNNNNNNNNNNNNNNNNNNNNNNNNNNNNNNNNNNNNNNNNNNNNNNNNNNNNNNNNNNNNNNNNNNNNNNNNNNNNNNNNNNNNNNNNNNNNNNNNNNNNNNNNNNNNNNNNNNNNNNNNNNNNNNNNNNNNNNNNNNNNNNNNNNNNNNNNNNNNNNNNNNNNNNNNNNNNNNNNNNNNNNNNNNNNNNNNNNNNNNNNNNNNNNNNNNNNNNNNNNNNNNNNNNNNNtaatcaacttttgttgatttcttgtgttccaagcaatttgttccaagtgtgtaggattggattgttgttcctgaaatcttgctcaattgaaatgttagatttatcatatgatgtatgaacattgtatgtttgttaattatgtcaaaattaggattcaaaggactaaagtccaacacataggagttgtctaagtattcaccctggagccacaaagatgtataaagacctcaaaaagatattttggtggcctaaaatgaaaaaagatgttGCTGAGTTTGTGTATGCTTGTTTGATCTGTCAACAGTCTAAGATAGAACACCAAAAACCTTCAGGTTTGATGCAACCTTTGAGTATTCCTGAGTGGGATAGCATCTCTATGGactttgttgtaggcttacctcgaactccaaaaaggtacgatagtatttgggttattgtggatagattaactaaatctgctcactttattccgataaacataacttattctatggaaaggttagctgaaatatacataaaggaAATTGTGAAGTTGCATGGAATCCCATCAAGTATAGTCTCAAACAGAGACCCTAGGTTTACCTCTAAGTTTTGGCAAGGGTTACATAGCGCTTTAGGTACAAACCTTAGGATGAGTTCAGCCTACCACCCACAAACAGATGGTCAGACTGAGCGAACCAATAATCGCTAGAAGACTTGTTGAGAGCTTGTGTGTTGGAACAAAATGGAAGTTGGGATAGCTTTTTGCCACTTATAGAGTTtacctataacaatagtttccactctAACATTGGAATGACCCCTTTTGTGGCGTTGTATGGAAGAAGGTGTAGGACCCCTCTTTGTTGGTTTGAGACGAGTGATAACCTTGTGTTAGGACCTACGATTGTTCAACAGACTACtagtaaagtaaaaataattcagGAAAAGATGAGAGCATCTCAGAGTAGGCAAAAGATACCATGATAAAAGAAGCAAAAACCTCGAATTTCAAGAAAgtgatcatgtatttctgagagttacTCCAACAACTGGGGTTGGTCGGGCATTAAAAATGCAAAAGCTTACTCCTTGGTTTATAGGACCTTACCAGATTCTTAAACGTGACGATAACGTGGCATATCAGATCGCGTTACCTCCTTCTCTTTCTAATCTTCATAGTGTTTTTCACGTGTCTCAACTTCGCAATTACATTTTTGATCCCTCACACATGATTGAGTCAAACAAggtccaaataaaagagaatctaaCTTTTGAGACCTTACCGCTACGGATTGAGGACCAAAAGACCAAAGAATTAAGGGGTAAGACGATTTCATTGGTTAAGGTTGTATGGGGAGGTGCTACTGGTGAAAGTGCTACGTGGGAAGTCCAAATCCAGATGCGCGATTCTTATCAAGAACTGTTTCTGTCAGGTAAATTTAGAGGACGAAATTTTCTTCAACAGGGGgagaaatgtaacaccccaatttctcattacgttattttagtagtATAATGATATACTACTattattttatgagtgttaatatgtgttctaatttctttaggtGTGTCTGTATGTTTGCCTTAGTAATTGATGTAAAGcattaatattaactatatttaacctacaaaaataaataaaataatatatatatatatatatatatatatatatatataaaataatacaatgaGTGAATTTGTGTTGTTACACTAGTTGTTACCTTTAGCTCTAATAGAAtgggataataataataataataataataataacctagGCTAATGCTAGGTATATATATAGAGGAGCGCTAGTTCTCACATTAGGAAGCAGAGATTAGCACGGAGCCGCCTTTCATCATCACCAAAACCATAAGGTATTCTTCCTCTCTCTGTACCTTGATCGAAACATGTAGTAGTAAAAGGAAGATTTTTTTAGTGCTAATCTGAGTATTcccttttaattataataacaatttcCTTCCATTTGAACTATATTCCTGAAGCAATGTTTTCACAAATTTAGTGGCGATAGCAAATGGCATTtggatttttgtaatattttatcagGTATTGAAGCCTAAGCATGATTGTGATTATTGTATTTTGATCGCCTTGACACATCTTAACTGACTAATGCATTgctaaccctaaacccaaaacccttaAACAATGAGTTACCGTCCTttccatattttatttgataatttaggttcgtaattaaaataagacactaactatgttttatttattagttatattatgtttgaataccaattatttatagaaataggAGAAATGCATCGGTACTATTTATTTTCCTCTATAAAGTGGGTATATTTTATGTACCTATTCAGATTTTTCTGTAGtactttgaaattaagtttgaattataaaattggGCATGTGTcgtttttattataattattttgtaatgatAAAGTTGCTAATTATATTGCACAAAATGGTCCAAATACCAATTAATTCTTGCTGATTTCTGAAACAAAGAACTTGCACATATCACttcattttatttaacaaatttatttttttacatgtttACTTTGTTATTTCATAGTTCATGTTATTTGTATTCCTTAATActatttacaatattattattagcatACTTATTTTAGCATACTACattgagtttaaataaataaagttaaattaatgtTTGGATCAAATAATATGAGCTCTTGTTGAATACAACTTCTCTAGACATTCCTCTATTGTTTTATCTATAAATTCCCTTTTAGATAAACATGTGCCATTCTATTCTCTAtcttatatatatctatatataaataaataaataatctcaacactacgcgaaaaaacgcattttacagcgctttttttaagccatttacagcgctttttcaaaaaaataagcgctgtggaaacgagcgctgtaaatgatacaacagcgctttaaaaaaagcgctataaaacatgtaaatacaacgcgcgcttgttatgcacattttacagcgcttcttcacaaaaagcgctgtaatatgcaccccattatatgagttatgggtgtgcatattacagcgctttctcaaaaaagcgctgtaaaatgcccacccataatttcatatatgggtgtgcatattacaacgctttctcaaaaaagcgctgtaaaatgcccacccataatttcatatatgggtgtgcatattacaacgctttctcaaaaaagcgctgtaaaatgcccacccataatttcatatatgggtgtgcatattacagcgcttttcttgtacattttacagcgctttcccacgaaagcgctgtaaaaggtgcaccattaaagcgctttagaacaacattttacagcgctttttaaaaaaagcgttgtaaaatgtgtgtttttttttttaaacgctgtaaattaattatttgaaatgaaaagcgctttttagccttttatggcattttttttaaaaagcgctgtcttttatctttgtatNNNNNNNNNNNNNNNNNNNNNNNNNNNNNNNNNNNNNNNNNNNNNNNNNNNNNNNNNNNNNNNNNNNNNNNNNNNNNNNNNNNNNNNNNNNNNNNNNNNNNNNNNNNNNNNNNNNNNNNNNNNNNNNNNNNNNNNNNNNNNNNNNNNNNNNNNNNNNNNNNNNNNNNNNNNNNNNNNNNNNNNNNNNNNNNNNNNNNNNNNNNNNNNNNNNNNNNNNNNNNNNNNNNNNNNNNNNNNNNNNNNNNNNNNNNNNNNNNNNNNNNNNNNNNNNNNNNNNNNNNNNNNNNNNNNNNNNNNNNNNNNNNNNNNNNNNNNNNNNNNNNNNNNNNNNNNNNNNNNNNNNNNNNNNNNNNNNNNNNNNNNNNNNNNNNNNNNNNNNNNNNNNNNNNNNNNNNNNNNNNNNNNNNNNNNNNNNNNNNNNNNNNNNNNNNNNNNNNNNNNNNNNNNNNNNNNNNNNNNNNNNNNNNNNNNNNNNNNNNNNNNNNNNNNNNNNNNNNNNNNNNNNNNNNNNNNNNNNNNNNNNNNNNNNNNNNNNNNNNNNNNNNNNNNNNNNNNNNNNNNNNNNNNNNNNNNNNNNNNNNNNNNNNNNNNNNNNNNNNNNNNNNNNNNNNNNNNNNNNNNNNNNNNNNNNNNNNNNNNNNNNNNNNNNNNNNNNNNNNNNNNNNNNNNNNNNNNNNNNNNNNNNNNNNNNNNNNNNNNNNNNNNNNNNNNNNNNNNNNNNNNNNNNNNNNNNNNNNNNNNNNNNNNNNNNNNNNNNNNNNNNNNNNNNNNNNNNNNNNNNNNNNNNNNNNNNNNNNNNNNNNNNNNNNNNNNNNNNNNNNNNNNNNNNNNNNNNNNNNNNNNNNNNNNNNNNNNNNNNNNNNNNNNNNNNNNNNNNNNNNNNNNNNNNNNNNNNNNNNNNNNNNNNNNNNNNNNNNNNNNNNNNNNNNNNNNNNNNNNNNNNNNNNNNNNNNNNNNNNNNNNNNNNNNNNNNNNNNNNNNNNNNNNNNNNNNNNNNNNNNNNNNNNNNNNNNNNNNNNNNNNNNNNNNNNNNNNNNNNNNNNNNNNNNNNNNNNNNNNNNNNNNNNNNNNNNNNNNNNNNNNNNNNNNNNNNNNNNNNNNNNNNNNNNNNNNNNNNNNNNNNNNNNNNNNNNNNNNNNNNNNNNNNNNNNNNNNNNNNNNNNNNNNNNNNNNNNNNNNNNNNNNNNNNNNNNNNNNNNNNNNNNNNNNNNNNNNNNNNNNNNNNNNNNNNNNNNNNNNNNNNNNNNNNNNNNNNNNNNNNNNNNNNNNNNNNNNNNNNNNNNNNNNNNNNNNNNNNNNNNNNNNNNNNNNNNNNNNNNNNNNNNNNNNNNNNNNNNNNNNNNNNNNNNNNNNNNNNNNNNNNNNNNNNNNNNNNNNNNNNNNNNNNNNNNNNNNNNNNNNNNNNNNNNNNNNNNNNNNNNNNNNNNNNNNNNNNNNNNNNNNNNNNNNNNNNNNNNNNNNNNNNNNNNNNNNNNNNNNNNNNNNNNNNNNNNNNNNNNNNNNNNNNNNNNNNNNNNNNNNNNNNNNNNNNNNNNNNNNNNNNNNNNNNNNNNNNNNNNNNNNNNNNNNNNNNNNNNNNNNNNNNNNNNNNNNNNNNNNNNNNNNNNNNNNNNNNNNNNNNNNNNNNNNNNNNNNNNNNNNNNNNNNNNNNNNNNNNNNNNNNNNNNNNNNNNNNNNNNNNNNNNNNNNNNNNNNNNNNNNNNNNNNNNNNNNNNNNNNNNNNNNNNNNNNNNNNNNNNNNNNNNNNNNNNNNNNNNNNNNNNNNNNNNNNNNNNNNNNNNNNNNNNNNNNNNNNNNNNNNNNNNNNNNNNNNNNNNNNNNNNNNNNNNNNNNNNNNNNNNNNNNNNNNNNNNNNNNNNNNNNNNNNNNNNNNNNNNNNNNNNNNNNNNNNNNNNNNNNNNNNNNNNNNNNNNNNNNNNNNNNNNNNNNNNNNNNNNNNNNNNNNNNNNNNNNNNNNNNNNNNNNNNNNNNNNNNNNNNNNNNNNNNNNNNNNNNNNNNNNNNNNNNNNNNNNNNNNNNNNNNNNNNNNNNNNNNNN from Cicer arietinum cultivar CDC Frontier isolate Library 1 chromosome 3, Cicar.CDCFrontier_v2.0, whole genome shotgun sequence encodes:
- the LOC113784407 gene encoding uncharacterized protein gives rise to the protein MQKLTPWFIGPYQILKRDDNVAYQIALPPSLSNLHSVFHVSQLRNYIFDPSHMIESNKVQIKENLTFETLPLRIEDQKTKELRGKTISLVKVVWGGATGESATWEVQIQMRDSYQELFLSGVSVCLP